The stretch of DNA GCGCTGCAGCCACCGGTCGGTGACCGCCAGGTCGGGATCGCGCTGACCGAGCAGGGGGCGCAGCGGCTTGAGCGCCTGGCGTGTGCCGGTGAGGTTGGCGTCGACGGTGGCCAGGTTGGTGTGGCTGCCGCGGTCGGTGGACCCGGTCAGCTCGAACTGGACGGCGTTCTCCAGGATCTCGTGCGAGCGCAGTCCGATCGCCTGGGTGCCCATCTGGTCGGCCACCGTCGGGAACGCCCGCTGCAGTCGCTGGACGGCCCTCACCAAGGCTGCAGCCGGCTGCGTGATCCGAGCTGCCGGGGCGCCGCCCCACAGCAGCGCCTCGATCTGGTGGAAGCCGGCGTGATCGCCGTTGATGGCCGCGTCGTACGTGCCGAAGGCGTCGTAGGCGGCGCCCAGGGTCTCGTAGGTGCGATGGCCCGCCAGCCAGTCCTTCCTGGCAGCTCCGAGATCGCCCCTGCCGATGTCCGCGGCGAGGGCCCCCACCTGCCGGTGCAACACCGGCAGCCGGGTCTGGATCCACGCGGTGTAGGCCTGCGTCGCCGGCACCAGCTCGGCCGAGGAGACCGGCACCAACCCCGGCGTGGCAGCGGCGGGTGCCGCGCCGATGACGCCGTGCGCGGGGCCGGCGACCGGGTCACCGTCGTCGGGCAGGCAGTAGAACTGGTAGGTCCCGGGGGCCAGCGTCGTGCTCGCGCTGCGCGTCACCCCAGCGCCGAGGTTCTCCACCTCGAGGTAGACCTTCTGGCTGGCAGCGTCGCGCAGGTAGACCTCCTCGCCGCCGATCGAGTTGTTCCACAGCGCGAAGGTCTGCCGCCCGGCCCTTCCCCCCGTCCAGCCGGCGCCGCAGACGTCGGTCCCGACCGTGACGGGCGTGCCCTGCACCGACGCGTCGGCATGCGGCACCGGCCAGGTCGGTGCGCTGGGCCGGCGCACCAGGTAGAGGGTCAGCGCCACCGCGGCGATGAGGAGCACCGCGATGCCTGCGCGCACCCGCCGGGCTGCGAGGAGATCGCGCCACGTGGTCCCGCGCTCGACAGCGATCCGCGCGTCATCGGTGCTTGCCACGTTCCACCCTCCCTGCGCCGCTC from Nocardioides sp. BP30 encodes:
- a CDS encoding EfeM/EfeO family lipoprotein, with protein sequence MASTDDARIAVERGTTWRDLLAARRVRAGIAVLLIAAVALTLYLVRRPSAPTWPVPHADASVQGTPVTVGTDVCGAGWTGGRAGRQTFALWNNSIGGEEVYLRDAASQKVYLEVENLGAGVTRSASTTLAPGTYQFYCLPDDGDPVAGPAHGVIGAAPAAATPGLVPVSSAELVPATQAYTAWIQTRLPVLHRQVGALAADIGRGDLGAARKDWLAGHRTYETLGAAYDAFGTYDAAINGDHAGFHQIEALLWGGAPAARITQPAAALVRAVQRLQRAFPTVADQMGTQAIGLRSHEILENAVQFELTGSTDRGSHTNLATVDANLTGTRQALKPLRPLLGQRDPDLAVTDRWLQRSQALVRSFDHGGTWTPLGRLTRAQHEEIDADLEQTVEYLSEVAAITEPRRTDQ